In Cyclobacteriaceae bacterium, the DNA window ATCACCGCCGGCATTTGAACCAACCGATCCGAGAAATGAAAGAAAGATAAAAATAGCAGCGATCCATTTTATTCTAACCGGACCGAAGAACATGAGAAAGAAAGTATAATCAGGCAACAGCGTGGCCGCGGCTACCATGACCGCAAACACCGCAGCAGATGCTCCAACTAATTCTGGTCTTGTTCCCAAAAACGCAGGAGGATTTGGGATAATATTATAGATCATCAAATAAATAACTCCGCCTGCAATTCCTCCCAAAACATAGATTGCAATAAGTTTATCACTTCCCAGATACTCAACTATAAGTTTGCCGAACCAGTAAAACGCCAGCATATTGAATAATATGTGAAGCACATCATACAAATCATGGGTAAAAAAATACGTTATAATCGTCCAGGGTCGTGTCAGAAAATCACCAACACCACTGGGCAAAGAAAACTGATTGTGCACTACGCCAAAGAAATCATCAAAGCCCAGCCATTTCGAAAAGACCATCACGGTTCCCAGCAGAACAAATACAACGACGTTGATAATGATCAGCTGTACATGCCCGTTGTTGGAGCGACTGAATGCAGATTTAAATTCGTCAAACATAATTACTCAATATCTCCCTAGACGGATGACAATAAATCCAATCAAGGCACCTCCAAAATGCGCCAAATGTGCAGTTTGTCCGCTTGTATCCAAAAGATAATTAAATACTCCCAAAACAATCACAAGGTATTTTCCTTTAATCGTAATCGGCGGGAACGTTAATGAAATCTCTTTTTCAGCAAACAAAACTCCGAAGGCCACTAATATACCATAAATCGCTCCTGATGCTCCGACCATGCGGCCTTGTCCCATCGGATCCAGAAAATATTCTATTACTAAATAAACCACTGCAGCTCCTATTCCGGTGATCAGATAGTAGCTTAAAAATCTTTTGAATCCCCACACCATCTCAAGATAGCTGGCCATAAACGC includes these proteins:
- a CDS encoding rhomboid family intramembrane serine protease is translated as MFDEFKSAFSRSNNGHVQLIIINVVVFVLLGTVMVFSKWLGFDDFFGVVHNQFSLPSGVGDFLTRPWTIITYFFTHDLYDVLHILFNMLAFYWFGKLIVEYLGSDKLIAIYVLGGIAGGVIYLMIYNIIPNPPAFLGTRPELVGASAAVFAVMVAAATLLPDYTFFLMFFGPVRIKWIAAIFIFLSFLGSVGSNAGGDIAHLGGALMGYVYIKQLQAGVNWGGWITATLGWIGGLFTAQPKVKVSYRKNDSANGKKTTNASGISQKEIDEILDKISDGGYESLTKDEKEKLFKASKK
- a CDS encoding rhomboid family intramembrane serine protease, with the protein product MFNITPLVRNIIFVCISVFIVARLFPGFYLMERMALWKIGTDLFRPYQLFTYMFAHGSLGHLFFNMMTLAFMASYLEMVWGFKRFLSYYLITGIGAAVVYLVIEYFLDPMGQGRMVGASGAIYGILVAFGVLFAEKEISLTFPPITIKGKYLVIVLGVFNYLLDTSGQTAHLAHFGGALIGFIVIRLGRY